In Paenibacillus xylanilyticus, the genomic window CATAATTGCAACTTTAGTATTAAGTATACCGTTTTCACCTCCGTACGTAAAGGGCTTTTTGCCTGTCCAAACAAGCTTTGCGAACAATGAAGGCGTTTTCGTGAATATTGCCTTGTTACGATACTTCCTACTGTCCAAGTCACCAATTTTCGGCACTCGATCCCTGAGCGGAACACATACAACCGGTATACGCCTCATATGAATAGAAGTAGTATGCACAGCTGAATTTTCCAGAGAGAACTCAAGTGCCAAAGGGGGACACAGGCTTGGAAAGGGAATGGAAGAGTGCCTTATACACCTATGTGAACCAGTACAACCGATGCGAAATCGACTATCGTCCACAGACGAGCGAGCGGATTGTCACGGATCCGGCATTTGTGCTGGAGCGGGGAGAGCGTATGGCCAGACTGGACGATTGGTATCGTAAACGGCGTGCAGTGCCTCTTCGCAGCGAGACCAGTGCCAAGCTTGTGCGAACGGTTACGGAAGGTCCGGAAGAATCGGTGGTGGATATTCAACTTTACAGCAGGCTTTTCTATGAGAAAAGCGGAATCACCCACCGGGAGGATCGGATTGAGAGGGAACGGTTGACCTTTATTAGGCAGGGTGGAACCTGGATGATTGGACGGGTTGAAAGAGAAGTTCCGGAGCGGCGTCCGGCAGGGGAAGGGAGACCCTTTCAGCAAGCGGATTTTGTACAGGCGATTAATCGGCCGCTGCTGAACAGGGAAGTGCTTGGCCAGGGAAGAAGTTCAAGGCAGCAATTATACCGGCGGGACCTGGCTGTTGCTTATGCAGATCGGTGGTGGAATGCGGGAAACCCCGCATTTGAGGAATTCGAGGTAGACTGCACCAATTACGTCTCCCAATGTCTCTTTGCAGGGGGAGCACCCATCCACTATACTGGTAGAAGAGAAGCGGGCTGGTGGTACAAAGGCTATGTGAACAGCACCGAAATGTGGAGCTACAGCTGGGCCGTATCCAACAGTCTCGAGCGTTATCTGGGAAGCAGCAGCTGGGGACTGACAGCAACCGAAGTGGATCGTCCGGAACAGCTGATGCTCGGAGATGTCATTCTCTACGATTGGGACGGAGACGGCAGGTTTCAGCATAGTACAGTTGTGACTGCCTTCGATGCGGGAGGCATGCCGCTTGTCAATGCACATACGGTCAGCAGTCGCCACCGCTATTGGGATTACCGGGATTCTTACGCTTGGACGGAGCGGACGGTGTACCGGCTTTTTCATATTGCAGATGAGTTCTAATGAAGCAAGATATATAGGGATTTGGTGACGTGGACATTCAGTTCCGTGTAAAATAAGCCCTAAGACAAGAATAAAATTGATGCTGATTATGCAGGTATGACGGCATCATGCACAGATAATCGGAGGTTACGCATGAGCATGGATAAATTAACAGTTGGCGTCGTTTACGGCGGGAAATCAGGGGAACACGAAGTATCGCTGCAAACGGCGTTTGCTGTAACGAACGCTTTTGATTATGAAAAATATGAATTGGTTCCTTTCTATATCTCCAAGCAGGGGACATGGAAAAAGGGAGCTGTAATGCACGCGCCATTCGCGCAGATTGAAGATCTGAAGCTGGAGCAGGCAGCAGGTGGAACCCAGGAAGCGCTGAACACGTTGTTTGCACGTCTGTATGGCGGAGAAGGTGCACTGGACGTTATGTTCCCGCTGCTGCACGGCACGTTTGGTGAGGATGGTACGATTCAGGGGATGTTCGAGATGGCGGATATGCCTTATGTGGGTGCAGGTGTACTGGCTTCAGCAGGCGGTATGGACAAAGTGGTCATGAAAAAGCTGTTTGCGCAGGCTGGAATCGACCA contains:
- a CDS encoding amidase domain-containing protein yields the protein MEREWKSALYTYVNQYNRCEIDYRPQTSERIVTDPAFVLERGERMARLDDWYRKRRAVPLRSETSAKLVRTVTEGPEESVVDIQLYSRLFYEKSGITHREDRIERERLTFIRQGGTWMIGRVEREVPERRPAGEGRPFQQADFVQAINRPLLNREVLGQGRSSRQQLYRRDLAVAYADRWWNAGNPAFEEFEVDCTNYVSQCLFAGGAPIHYTGRREAGWWYKGYVNSTEMWSYSWAVSNSLERYLGSSSWGLTATEVDRPEQLMLGDVILYDWDGDGRFQHSTVVTAFDAGGMPLVNAHTVSSRHRYWDYRDSYAWTERTVYRLFHIADEF